One window of Desulfovibrio sp. Fe33 genomic DNA carries:
- a CDS encoding PAS domain-containing protein, with translation MLDTVLKPDYFPEEKLLANYLEMLPGIVWRIDVVNNEITFLNKYAASPEGERIRAILQNPQIPQEVVVPEDRERFQHCHQLIRRRGRTACSFRVSTQAGEIKWFKLMGMPDPIHQRCSIGILLDISAHAEAILNSTDNIKLSTKIDLVDTPVLLVRFVDRTVHLANSAAKQLLGYDERTLAGVTLQDLFRDNPDTELYNVYEGLIFSDHWNGELRVTDSLGKSHVCSTRIQAISMQEENLLWVALSHHNNCTACRGVPVKRNETVSAKFSRSSMKRCTSVRALLKTMLKALPEGAPTSALLLSRIFIRENYVAVTGVGEPFDKDPEDFEHPYEGSIAESIVRFKQANHTVADTSKSIKPIDWALFIPRGIRSYFAQPFFVTDELAYVLIFCSTRPDSYDPDFEAPLRELHDDFITNLERCLAKKR, from the coding sequence ATGTTGGATACAGTTTTGAAACCGGACTACTTTCCCGAGGAAAAGCTCCTCGCCAATTATCTTGAAATGCTGCCCGGCATCGTCTGGCGTATTGATGTGGTGAACAACGAGATCACGTTCCTGAACAAATACGCGGCCTCTCCCGAAGGGGAACGGATTCGCGCCATCCTCCAGAATCCGCAGATTCCCCAGGAGGTCGTCGTTCCCGAGGACAGGGAACGGTTCCAGCACTGCCACCAACTGATCCGCCGCCGGGGACGGACGGCCTGTTCCTTCCGGGTAAGCACCCAGGCCGGTGAGATCAAGTGGTTCAAGCTCATGGGTATGCCCGACCCGATCCACCAGCGATGCTCCATCGGGATTCTCCTGGACATCTCGGCCCACGCGGAAGCCATCCTCAACTCCACGGACAACATCAAGCTGTCGACCAAGATCGACCTGGTGGACACCCCGGTGCTGCTCGTCCGCTTCGTGGACCGGACCGTCCACCTCGCCAACAGCGCCGCCAAGCAGCTCCTCGGCTACGACGAGAGGACGCTGGCGGGCGTCACGTTGCAGGACCTTTTCCGCGACAACCCCGACACCGAACTCTACAACGTTTACGAGGGACTCATTTTCTCGGATCACTGGAACGGCGAACTGCGGGTCACCGATTCGCTGGGCAAAAGCCACGTCTGCTCCACGCGCATCCAGGCCATATCCATGCAGGAGGAAAACCTCCTGTGGGTGGCCCTCTCCCATCACAACAACTGCACCGCCTGCCGGGGCGTGCCCGTGAAACGGAACGAAACCGTCTCGGCCAAATTTTCCAGATCGTCCATGAAACGCTGCACCTCGGTCAGGGCCCTGCTCAAGACCATGCTCAAGGCCTTGCCGGAAGGAGCGCCGACCAGCGCGCTGCTGCTCTCGCGCATCTTCATCCGCGAAAACTATGTGGCCGTCACCGGCGTCGGCGAACCGTTCGACAAAGATCCCGAGGATTTCGAGCATCCCTACGAAGGGTCCATCGCGGAAAGCATCGTACGCTTCAAACAGGCCAACCACACGGTGGCGGACACCTCCAAGAGCATCAAGCCCATCGACTGGGCCCTGTTCATCCCCCGGGGCATACGCTCCTACTTCGCCCAGCCGTTCTTCGTCACGGACGAACTCGCCTATGTGCTGATCTTCTGCTCGACCCGGCCGGACAGCTACGACCCCGATTTCGAAGCGCCCCTGCGGGAACTGCATGACGATTTCATCACCAATCTGGAACGCTGCCTGGCCAAAAAACGCTGA
- a CDS encoding FadR/GntR family transcriptional regulator: MTNSQRPIIYRKMLTMLQDGSFAVGDKLPGERRLAELFETSRNTVREALCHLESMGYLEIRKKSGCYVKSMEGRLNWEMLRARKSTAAFRQIVDTLGLVAPGLVRSQTPKLSARDITGLEKATVNIGRAIVNSDLPTIGNRYISFYLVLAEIASNDYLILLMKELAAASANLETAGGGLSEVQVDSLFAFHVELFNALKKGDANTAEQLAGECMKALHRLVLPED; this comes from the coding sequence ATGACAAATTCACAACGTCCTATCATATATCGAAAGATGCTGACCATGCTCCAAGACGGAAGTTTCGCGGTCGGCGACAAGCTGCCCGGTGAGCGGCGGCTGGCCGAACTGTTCGAAACCAGCCGCAACACCGTGCGCGAGGCGCTCTGCCATCTCGAATCCATGGGCTACCTCGAAATCCGCAAGAAGAGCGGCTGCTACGTGAAGAGCATGGAGGGACGCCTCAACTGGGAAATGCTCCGCGCCCGCAAGAGCACCGCGGCATTCCGCCAGATCGTGGACACGCTGGGGCTTGTCGCGCCGGGCCTGGTCCGCTCCCAGACCCCCAAGCTTTCCGCCAGGGACATCACCGGGCTGGAAAAGGCGACCGTCAACATCGGCAGGGCCATCGTCAACTCAGACCTGCCCACCATCGGGAACAGGTACATATCCTTCTACCTCGTCCTGGCCGAAATCGCGTCCAACGACTACCTGATCCTGCTCATGAAGGAGCTGGCCGCAGCCTCCGCCAACCTCGAAACCGCCGGAGGCGGCCTCTCCGAGGTGCAGGTGGATTCCCTGTTCGCCTTTCACGTGGAGCTGTTCAACGCCCTCAAGAAGGGTGACGCGAACACCGCCGAGCAGCTCGCGGGCGAATGCATGAAGGCCCTGCACAGGCTCGTGCTCCCCGAGGATTAG
- a CDS encoding MBL fold metallo-hydrolase produces the protein MSNDNKNISRRDFVKGAATGLVVGAFASMGMYSYTSSAYSRLPKVERKMEDFGACRSIRVTNISETSWFNNAHLIGDIHAAGGLLVNQYTLNWAPFANGKGSAKGSYEEGIGSIKELLPHDLKKAWELQKKLALHPDNPGGYSCLIEVEALDGTIHKYLLDTGWSYEWMEDSFKREGIDKMLEEQQIEALFISHEHWDHFWGLPVTVKYDNRIPLYVHDGFYKEGLQYIKDSGYKGDLTIVDKPITQIIPGMALLKFDVPIINRVFGETSLAFNIQGKGLVLISGCCHQGILKFADFAQANLKYDNDRFYGIYGGLHISPFEDWDPKYDDLVISLGQWNFERIGCNHCTGHLTAKKFIEAGYPVVRGSARFRSASKDYLGNGDKISFGC, from the coding sequence ATGAGCAATGACAACAAGAACATAAGCAGACGTGATTTCGTCAAGGGCGCGGCCACCGGCCTGGTCGTCGGAGCATTCGCCAGCATGGGCATGTACTCCTACACCTCCTCGGCGTACAGCCGCCTTCCGAAGGTCGAAAGGAAGATGGAAGACTTCGGCGCATGTCGGTCCATCCGCGTGACCAACATCTCCGAAACGAGCTGGTTCAACAACGCCCACCTCATCGGCGACATCCATGCCGCGGGCGGACTGCTGGTCAACCAGTACACCCTGAACTGGGCCCCCTTCGCCAACGGCAAGGGCTCCGCCAAGGGTTCCTACGAGGAGGGCATCGGTTCCATCAAGGAGCTCCTGCCCCACGACCTGAAGAAGGCCTGGGAACTCCAGAAGAAGCTGGCCCTGCACCCGGACAACCCGGGCGGGTACTCCTGCCTCATCGAGGTCGAAGCCCTGGACGGCACCATCCACAAGTACCTGCTGGACACCGGCTGGTCCTATGAATGGATGGAGGACAGCTTCAAGCGCGAGGGCATCGACAAGATGCTCGAAGAGCAGCAGATCGAAGCCCTGTTCATCTCCCATGAGCACTGGGACCACTTCTGGGGCCTGCCGGTCACGGTCAAGTACGACAACCGCATCCCCCTGTACGTGCACGACGGCTTCTACAAGGAAGGCCTCCAGTACATCAAGGACTCCGGCTACAAGGGCGACCTGACCATCGTGGACAAGCCCATTACCCAGATCATCCCGGGCATGGCGCTGCTCAAGTTCGACGTGCCCATCATCAACCGCGTATTCGGCGAGACCTCCCTGGCCTTCAACATCCAGGGCAAGGGCCTGGTGCTCATCTCCGGCTGCTGCCACCAGGGCATCCTCAAGTTCGCCGACTTCGCCCAGGCCAACCTGAAGTACGACAACGACAGGTTCTACGGCATCTACGGCGGCCTGCACATCTCGCCGTTCGAGGACTGGGACCCCAAGTACGACGACCTGGTCATCTCCCTGGGCCAGTGGAACTTCGAGCGCATCGGCTGCAACCACTGCACCGGCCACTTGACGGCCAAGAAGTTCATCGAGGCAGGATACCCTGTGGTGCGCGGCTCCGCCCGCTTCCGCTCCGCCTCCAAGGACTACCTTGGCAATGGAGACAAGATAAGTTTCGGTTGTTAA
- a CDS encoding CobW family GTP-binding protein: MQLTAVLPTQRAASRQVDLPEMLTNCLLAANHYREFKRLVGWKGMAVCPRAPRAWTLKIRARDGVFGLAAEGGRSDAQGQHASIGLYYFPAPEEPLLETMSLAAGIASAQPDYLETVRRFSAMGEWAPPFRMGTLEVSLAPEEDGLLLQCHALDRKLSIARDGVATPEGKWVIWPGEAEENFPAHEIAQDFFLVLAASVTRSLEEPPCRAGRSRTPGHGLFYDCEGNRSPLDDGISLVSDLLCWGQCETLASLSLAQCDITAGIETRAGLPAPLDDALFWKTHDLRGLSLDETYAPAFDRRPGLIVLSGFLGAGKTTFLNQLLEYYTARDELVAIIQNEIGQTGVDGKLLEGDESIVELDEGCVCCTLVGNLSKGIEQLKAKFNPKVIVLESTGLANPFNILNELEALRPLVRLDSITTLVDAENAPGLLANHEIARNQVAAADTILLNKCDLVDEAQRERLRATLRELNSRAVLVETEHGAINPGYLYDADPFEQRAGLLPCMPCGTRHTHADEDFTTQRLAFPSALDRERLLEALDRLPDTVFRLKGIVHLSDEPQPVVVQYVCGRHELSPLGDAFDQDGFLVAIGRNMDLAALDGMQGADA, from the coding sequence ATGCAACTTACAGCCGTATTGCCGACGCAACGCGCCGCCAGCCGACAGGTCGACCTTCCCGAAATGCTGACCAACTGCCTGTTGGCGGCCAACCATTACAGGGAATTCAAACGGCTGGTGGGCTGGAAGGGCATGGCCGTGTGCCCCCGGGCTCCCAGGGCCTGGACGCTCAAGATCCGCGCCCGGGATGGCGTGTTCGGCCTGGCCGCCGAGGGCGGCCGGAGCGATGCGCAGGGCCAGCACGCATCGATCGGCCTGTACTATTTCCCTGCGCCGGAAGAGCCCCTGCTCGAAACAATGTCCCTGGCCGCGGGTATCGCTTCGGCCCAACCCGACTACCTGGAAACGGTGCGGCGCTTCTCGGCCATGGGCGAATGGGCGCCCCCCTTCCGCATGGGCACCCTGGAAGTATCCCTGGCCCCGGAAGAGGACGGGCTGTTGCTCCAGTGCCACGCGCTGGACAGGAAATTGAGCATAGCAAGAGACGGCGTTGCGACCCCGGAAGGAAAGTGGGTCATCTGGCCCGGCGAAGCTGAAGAAAATTTCCCCGCCCACGAAATAGCCCAGGACTTTTTCCTGGTGCTGGCGGCCTCCGTGACCAGAAGCCTGGAAGAGCCCCCGTGCAGGGCGGGCCGAAGCCGGACGCCCGGGCACGGCCTGTTCTACGACTGCGAGGGCAACCGGTCGCCGCTGGACGACGGCATCAGCCTGGTGAGCGACCTGCTGTGCTGGGGCCAATGCGAAACCCTGGCCTCGCTCTCCCTGGCCCAATGCGACATCACTGCGGGCATTGAGACCAGGGCCGGCCTGCCCGCCCCCCTGGACGACGCCCTGTTCTGGAAGACCCACGACCTGCGCGGGCTCTCCCTCGACGAGACGTACGCCCCGGCCTTCGACCGCCGCCCCGGGCTGATCGTGCTCAGCGGTTTTCTCGGCGCGGGCAAAACGACCTTTCTCAACCAATTGCTGGAATATTACACGGCCCGCGACGAACTCGTCGCCATCATCCAGAATGAGATCGGCCAGACCGGCGTGGACGGCAAGCTGCTGGAAGGCGACGAATCCATTGTCGAGCTGGACGAGGGATGCGTCTGCTGCACCCTGGTCGGCAACCTGTCGAAAGGCATCGAGCAGCTCAAGGCCAAGTTCAACCCCAAGGTGATCGTCCTGGAATCCACGGGACTCGCGAATCCGTTCAACATCCTGAATGAATTGGAAGCACTGCGCCCGCTGGTGCGCCTGGATTCGATCACCACTCTGGTGGACGCCGAAAACGCGCCGGGCCTGCTCGCGAATCACGAAATCGCACGGAACCAGGTGGCGGCCGCGGACACGATTCTGCTGAACAAATGCGACCTGGTGGACGAAGCTCAGCGCGAACGGCTCCGCGCCACGCTGCGCGAACTGAACAGCCGCGCCGTGTTGGTGGAAACGGAGCACGGCGCGATCAACCCCGGATACCTGTACGACGCGGACCCGTTCGAACAGCGGGCCGGGCTGCTCCCCTGTATGCCGTGCGGGACGCGCCATACCCATGCCGACGAAGACTTCACCACGCAGCGCCTCGCATTCCCGTCCGCCCTCGACAGGGAGCGCCTCCTGGAGGCCCTCGACCGGCTGCCGGACACCGTCTTCCGGCTCAAGGGAATCGTCCATCTGTCCGACGAGCCGCAACCCGTCGTGGTCCAATACGTATGCGGCCGCCACGAGCTGTCTCCCCTGGGCGATGCCTTCGATCAGGACGGCTTCCTGGTGGCTATCGGCAGGAACATGGACCTCGCCGCTCTCGACGGAATGCAGGGAGCGGACGCATGA
- a CDS encoding MotA/TolQ/ExbB proton channel family protein codes for MSILQLGGFMMWPLLALSVAALAVILERFVVFTTRRFPSADALEELRTTFRAQGGDAALKTIEDTAPAFLDFFKACFAPGNGADHEQNVQSAGDDVLFRFNQRLDFLATAAATAPLMGLLGTVIGMINAFSRLSSSGDVDITMLAGGIWQALLTTAAGLCIAIPAMLAHRWFLRQYDKIAYAMQRAARVLPDQPETGERDQ; via the coding sequence ATGAGCATACTGCAACTGGGCGGATTCATGATGTGGCCGCTGCTGGCCCTGTCCGTGGCGGCGTTGGCCGTGATCCTCGAACGATTCGTGGTCTTCACCACCCGCCGCTTTCCCTCGGCCGATGCGCTGGAGGAGTTGCGGACAACCTTCCGCGCCCAGGGCGGCGACGCGGCCCTCAAGACCATCGAGGACACGGCCCCGGCCTTTCTCGATTTCTTCAAGGCCTGCTTCGCCCCGGGCAACGGCGCGGATCATGAGCAGAACGTGCAGTCGGCCGGGGACGACGTTCTTTTCCGGTTCAACCAACGGCTGGACTTCCTGGCGACCGCCGCGGCCACGGCTCCGCTCATGGGACTGCTGGGCACGGTCATCGGCATGATAAACGCCTTTTCCCGTCTTTCGTCGTCCGGCGACGTCGACATCACCATGCTTGCGGGCGGCATATGGCAAGCCCTGCTGACCACGGCCGCCGGATTGTGCATCGCCATCCCGGCCATGCTGGCGCACCGCTGGTTCCTTCGGCAATACGACAAGATCGCCTATGCGATGCAGCGGGCGGCGAGAGTGTTGCCCGACCAGCCGGAAACGGGGGAACGAGATCAATGA
- a CDS encoding ExbD/TolR family protein, protein MIRFTRRASRSASPDITPLLDVVFILLIFFVISAVFTAKGVEIELPAAETAKAVTGKSMEIELKENGDILCDTAPVTMLDLDHLLRNTFDRPLSLQPDHILLKSAPGARVERFVKIVDLVRKTGFNNLVIATRTRNGDDTDGTER, encoded by the coding sequence ATGATCCGGTTCACGCGGCGCGCTTCCAGATCGGCTTCTCCGGACATCACCCCACTTCTGGATGTCGTGTTCATCCTGCTCATATTCTTCGTGATCTCGGCCGTCTTCACGGCCAAAGGCGTGGAAATAGAGCTGCCCGCCGCCGAAACCGCCAAGGCCGTCACCGGCAAGTCCATGGAAATCGAGCTGAAGGAAAACGGCGACATCCTCTGCGACACTGCGCCGGTCACGATGCTCGACCTGGACCACCTGCTGCGCAACACCTTTGACCGGCCCCTGTCCCTGCAACCGGACCACATCCTGCTGAAATCCGCGCCCGGCGCGCGCGTCGAACGGTTCGTGAAGATCGTGGACCTGGTGCGCAAGACCGGATTCAACAACCTGGTGATCGCCACCCGGACACGAAACGGGGACGACACCGACGGAACCGAGCGATGA
- a CDS encoding energy transducer TonB family protein: MNARQLFWTCLAISLSLHWFMLQFHWSRPQADAGDSIVIPANFDLSVASPSNGLALEQGTVPQEGDTQHEKAAERLRKQALKRFLAQVRSAVERRRLLPGRDVSHLIGNVRYRFRIQPDDTFADIAMEHSSGTPELDDAARRAIEAASGTVKRPAILKGPSWTIVITVKYQYAL, from the coding sequence ATGAACGCCCGGCAACTGTTCTGGACCTGCCTGGCCATCTCGCTGAGCCTGCATTGGTTCATGCTCCAATTCCACTGGAGCCGTCCCCAGGCCGACGCGGGCGATTCCATCGTCATCCCCGCCAACTTCGACCTTTCCGTGGCCTCGCCAAGCAACGGATTGGCCCTGGAACAGGGAACGGTTCCCCAGGAGGGGGACACGCAGCATGAAAAAGCGGCCGAAAGACTTCGCAAACAGGCGCTGAAACGTTTCCTGGCGCAGGTCCGCAGCGCCGTGGAGCGACGCAGGCTCCTCCCGGGCCGCGACGTCTCCCACCTGATCGGCAATGTCCGCTACAGATTCCGCATTCAGCCGGACGATACGTTCGCGGACATCGCCATGGAACACTCCTCCGGCACCCCGGAACTCGACGACGCAGCCCGCCGCGCCATCGAAGCGGCCAGCGGGACGGTCAAACGCCCCGCCATCCTCAAAGGCCCCTCCTGGACCATCGTCATCACGGTCAAATACCAGTACGCCCTCTAG